From Clostridium sp. SY8519:
TCATCACATGCACAAGGACAGGCCCCTGAATTCTTTTGGCTTCCGTAAGAATATGGACCAGATCGGCAAGATTGTGTCCGTCAATCGGTCCCAGATACGTAATGCCCATGTTTTCAAAAAGCATGCCAGGAATCAGGAGCTGCTTCAGACTGTTCTTAGCTTTGTGCATCCGTCTGGCTACACGCTCCCCGTAAGGCAGCTTTTCCAGTTTGCTGTGTACGCCGCTCTTAAATTCTTTATAGCCGTCGGCCGTGCGCAGCGAAGCCAGATGGTTGGAAAATCCGCCTACATTCGGTGAAATAGACATCTGATTATCATTCAGCACAATAATAAAATTACTGTGGAGCGCGGTGGCGTTATTCAGTCCTTCAAAGGCGAGCCCGCCGGTAAAGGCGCCGTCTCCGATGACAGAGACCACTTTATAATTTTCCCCCAGGATTTCCCTTGCCTCCGCCATGCCGATGCCGGCGGAAATTGCGGTAGAGCTGTGCCCTGTATCAAAACTGTCGCAGATGCTTTCCGACCGTTTGGGGAATCCGCTCATACCGCCATACTGACGCAGGGTATCGAATCCGTCCTTTCTGCCGGTAAGTATCTTGTGGGTGTAAGACTGATGCCCCACATCCCAGATTAACTTGTCTTCCGGAAAATCCAGAATCAGATGCAGCGCCATGGTCAGTTCCACCGCGCCCAGATTGGATGCCAGATGTCCACCGGTCTCGGACACATGCCGGATCAGAAATTCCCGGATCTCATCCGGCAGAAGCAAAAGTTCCTCCGGTGTCAGCTTTTTGATATCATTTGCGTGATTGATTTTATCCAGTATTGCCATACGATTCTTTCTCTTTTCCATGTCCTGCCTGTCCGGCAGAACCTTTATTTTGTACGGTGTACCAGATGCCCCATCAGTTCCTCCAGGAAATAATTTCTCCTGGGAAGGCTGCGTAGGACATCCAGTCCCCGCTCCGACAGCATCTGTACATCCTCGGAGGCACGTTCCAGCCCCCGCAGCGTTACATAAGTATCTTTCTGATTGCGGCTGTCGCTGCCCACCGGCTTGCCGATCTGCTCCTCGGTACCCGTCACATCCAGAATATCATCCCGGATCTGAAAAGCCAGGCCGAAGTCTGCTGCCGCAGATTCAATTTCTGTAATCCTTGCATCCTCCGCGCCCGCCAAAATCGCGCCGGTCATCATCGCCCCTTCAATCAGCGCCCCCGTCTTGTACTCATTAATATAATCCAGCGTAGGAATATCGATGGATCTGCCGTCATTCTGCACATCCACTGCCTGCCCGCCGACCATTCCGTATATGCCTGCCTTTCGGGCCAGATTGGCAAAAGCAGCTGCGGCGCCTCGGCATTCCGGATGTGCCAGAATTCCGTCTGCGATTGTTTCGTAGGCCAGATTCAGCAGTCCGTCACCCGCCAGAATTGCCATGGCTTCTCCATAAACCACATGCGCTGTCTTATGGCCCCGCCGCAGTTCATCGTTGTCCATGGCCGGCAGATCATCATGAATCAGAGAATAGGTATGAATCATCTCAATGGCAGCCATAAAAGGTTCAATCACTGTGCTGTTTCCGCCAAACAGCCGGTACGTTTCCCGCATCAGAATCGGCCGGAGGCGCTTGCCGCCGGACCGGACACTGTAATTCATCGCCTGAATCACCATTTTCTGCATGCCGGTTTCTTTCGGCAGATAACGGTATATCGTCGCCTCGGCCTCTTCGATGCGCCGGGACAGTTCCTTCTTGAATTCCATGCAATCACCTGCTCTTTTCCTGTGCCGCAGATCAGTTCTGCTCCTCTTCCGCATCCAGCGGTTCCATGGTGCCGTCCCCGGACAGTACCAACATCTTCTTTTCTATGCCGTTCAAAAGATCCGTACAGATGCGGATGTCTTTCATTCCCTGCTCATACAGCCGGAATGACTCGTCCAGAGTGACATGATCTTCCTGCATGCGCCTTACTATTGTATCCAGATGTTCAAACAGTTCCTCCAGTTCCGGTGTCTTGTTTGTTTCTTCACTCATTCTGCTTCTCCTGTCCCGTGTTTTTCTGTTTCCTTCACTTCCGCAAGGATTCTTCCATCTGCCAGATCCGCAGTCAGAAGGCTTCCCTGTGTCAGCTGTTCCACGCTGTGCACCGGCCTTCCCTGGGTATCGCTCAAAAACGCATAGCCGCCCGACAGCTTGCGCAGCGGCGAAAGCCCCTCCAGACGGGACGCGTAAAGAGACAGCGCATGCCTTCGGGCGGTGTACTTCTGTTCCATGGCCGCCGGCAGCTGTTCTGCCAGGTGTGTCAGCCGGAACCGGCAGACAGACAGGCTGTGTTCCATTCGCTCCCGCAGACGGTCCGTGTATTCATCCACACGCTGACGGCTGCTTTCCAGCCGGTACTGCGGGCTGAAGGCAGCGATGGCTGCGGCCCTCTGTTTCAGTGTCTCACGGAAAAAATCCAGCCGATGGCGCATCCGCTGCTGCAGGGACCGGGAGATATGTTCCAGCCTGTCACTGGCTTCCCGGATGTCCCAGACTGCCAGCTCTGCCGCCGCTGAAGGTGTCGGGGCACGCAGGTCCGCCACAAAGTCCGCAATTGTTGTATCTGTTTCATGTCCCACTGCAGAAATGACCGGAACGGAACATTCGAAAATCGCCCGGGCCACGGCCTCTTCATTAAAGGCCCACAGATCCTCCATGGATCCGCCGCCCCGGCCGACAATCATCACATCGACCCCGGTTGCTTCCAGTGCATGAATTCCCTGGATAATCGAAGCCGCTGCCCCGTCTCCCTGCACCTGCGCCGGATACAGAATCAGCTGGACACATGGGTTTCTGCGGTGGGAAATGTTCTGAATATCCCGGATCGCGGCTCCTGTAGCCGCCGTAACCACACCGATCGTCTTCAGAAAGGGCGGAATCTGTTTTTTGTATTCCGGAGCAAACATGCCCATTTCGGCAAGTTCCCGCTTCAGTGCCTCAAATCTGCGGTACAGTTCTCCCGCGCCGGCCGGTTCGATTTCCTCTGCGTACAGCTGATAGACACCGGCGCGTTCATAAACGCGGATGCCTCCCCGGACAATCACCCGGTCCCCGTCTTTCATGCGGAACGTAAGACCTTTGGCCCGGTTTCCCGAAAACATGACTGCCGCGATTACGCCGTCACTGTCTTTTAAGGAAAAATAAATATGTCCGGAAGAATGGTACCTGCAGTTCGACACTTCACCCCGGACATAGATTCTTCGCAGCATAAAATCCTGCGCAAACATATTCTTGATATAGGAATTGATCTGTCCGACAGAATAAATGTTTTTTGTCATAATACCTTTGCCAGCAGACCATTGACAAATTTCGGCGCGTTGTCATCGCCATATTTCTTGGCCAGTTCCACTGCCTCATTGATAGCAATCGCCGTTGAGATACTGTCTTCCTGAAAAATCTCATATACCGCCAGACGGAGAATCGTCAGCTCCGCTTTTCCGATACGTGAAGTCTTCCACTTGTCTGCAGATTCGTTAATCTTCTGATCGATACTCTGACAGCTGTGCAGAATATCCAGTACCTTGTCGTGAATATATTGATAGTCTTTTTCCGGAACTTTTTTTTCTTCTCCGGACTGCAGTTCCGCCAGCGCAAGCCTGATCTGCTCCTCCTGGCTGTCTTTTTCATAAAAATCCAAACTGAAAAGAATCTTGAAGATCTCTTCTCTGATCTCTCTTCTGGTCATAACACTCCTTAATCCCTGCGGCAGAAAGATCAGCTGCCGGACTCCGCCGGCGCTGATCAGCCGCTCTGCCTCTATGCCTCTGCCTTCATATCCACATCTGCAATACGGATATTGACAGCGGATACATGCAGGCCGGTCATCGTCTCGATGGACGCCTTCACTTTGTTCTGTACATTAACGGTTACATCCGGAATGGAATATCCGTAGGCGATATTCAGCGCAAGCATGACAGCCACGGACTCCTCCTGCCGTTCCACACGCACGCCCTTTGAGAGGTTCTTCATTCCCAGCCGGCTGATGATCTCGTTGGTAATATTGCCTACCATGGATGTTACGCCATCCACCTCTGTTGCCGCCAGTCCGGCGATAATAGCCACTACCTCGTCCGCGATCTGCACCTTGCCGGATTCATCACTTTTTATAATAAAGCCTCTTCTGTCTTCTGCCATAATACTCTCCTTAACATGCACACAGGCCATTTTCTTCTGTTCTCATGAACTAAAGTATATCAAAAATTACTCTGTTTGAAAACTGTTTTTCCCGGTCTGCCGCCGGTCACCGGGGCTTTCGGATCATCTCCAGAAACTCCTGCTCGTTTATAATCGGCACACCAAGGCTCTTTGCCTTCTCCAGTTTGGATCCGGCTGCCTCGCCGGCAAGCAGATAATCTGTTTTTTTACTCACAGATCCGGTGCATCGGCCCCCATGGGCCTCAATCAGCTGCTGTGCCTCTTTCCGTCCCAGGGTCGGCAGGGTACCTGTCACTACAATCGTCAGACCTTCCAGTTCATCTGCTGCCGCGACATGCTGCTCAGACTGCATATTTACGCCGGATTCCTCCAGGTCCCGGAGTATCTGCAGATTGTCCTTTTCATGAAAGAAATCATAGATTGCCTGTGCCGTGATCTGCCCCACATCCGGAATCATGGTCAGTTCCTCCACAGAAGCTTCTGACAGCGCCCGGATATCCGGAAAATGCTTCATAATTTCCCGGGCAGAGGTACGCCCCACATTTCGGATCGCCAGCCCGGTCAGAAGACGTGCCGCGTCATTCTGTTTGGAGGCTTCGATGGCCGCAAGAATTTTGTCTGTATTTTTTTCCCTGCCCATAATGCCCCGGTCAATCAGTTCCTCTCTGTGATCTTTCAGATGATAAATATCCGCGTAACTGGTCAGGTAGCCCAGGTCCGTCAGGGTATTGACATACGTCTGTCCGAAGGACTTGATATCCATGGCATCCCTGCCGGCGAAATAGGCAACCGTCCGCTTCAGCTGTGCCGGGCAGGAGGGGTTTTCGCAGTAAATATCCGCGGTATCCGCCTCCCGGACCAGTGTGTGCCCGCAGACCGGACAGACTGCCGGAGGCTGATATTCGGTCCCTGTACTGTGTGTAACGGAGATAATCGCCGGTATGATTTCTCCCTGTTTCCGGCAGATGGCCCGGCAGCCTTCATCAATTCCGAGACTGTGGATGTAGTCAATATTGTGGAGGGTCGCGCGCTGCACGCTGGTTCCGCACAGGCGGACCGGCTCGCGGAAAAGTGCCCGGAAGGTCAGTTTGCCCGTACGCCCCACATCCACTTCAATGGATTCGATGGTAACTTCTTTTTCCTCCGGCGGATATTTGTAGGCAATATGCCCTGCCGAGTACTTGCTTCCGGCCGGAAAATCGCCGCGGTAGGCAATCTGATCGATCTTCACCACCGCTCCGTCAATATCATAATCCAGGGTGCCCCTGGATTCCCCGATCCGGTCAATCTCTTCCAGTGCCTGCTCCGGCGTGCTGCAGAGCGTATGGCGTACCGTTTTCATTCCCAGGGTTTCCAGCTGGTCCATCGCCTCGGTGTGGCGGACCAGAAAGCTGTGATTTTCTTCGGAAGCATCCTGCACATTAAACAGGAACAGTTTTAATCCGCGCTGTCGTGTTACCTCCGCATCCAGCTGACGCAGGGTTCCTGCCGCCAGGTTGCGGGGATTGGCTGCCGGTTTTTTCCCCAGTTCCGTCTGCTGCGCATTGAACGCGTCAAACTTTTCATGGGACATATACACTTCCCCGCGGACTTCCAGATAACCGGTCAGCGGGATCTTAAGCGGTACATCCGGGATGGCCTTCGCGTTTAACGTCACATCCTCCCCCACCAATCCGTCGCCGCGGGTTTCCGCCAGCGCCAGGTTTCCATTTTCGTATCGGAGCGTCATGCTGAGGCCGTCGATTTTTTCCTCCACAGAAAACCGGGCATCCGGATGCATCGCAAGCACCTCTGTCATCCAGGCATGCACCTCTTCTTTGGAAAACACATCCTGTATACTGAGCATCGGCACACGGTGCGTCACCGTGACCCCGGCTTCTCTTTTCACAGTGCCTCCGACTTTCTGGGTCGGTGAATCCGGTGTAACCAGATCGGGATACTCCTTTTCCAGCGCCTTCAGCTGCTGCATCAGACGGTCGTACGCAAAATCAGTGATTTCCGGCGCATCCTGATTATAGTACAGATCCATATGGTGCTCTATGATTCCGCGCAGTTCTCTGATCCGCGCTTCTGCTTTACTTCTTTCCATCCTCTGTCTCCTGTGGGGATTCTTTCAAAACTCCTGTCTGCCCTTCGGACGCTGTACGCAGTACGCGGCCTTCAGAAGCAGGAATTCGGTACTTTCCCGGAATATTACTGGAATCCCGGGTCAGTTTCCGAATCGTTTTCCATTCTTCCGGAGTCGCCGGCCGCCAGGCCCCCGGTTTCAAACCTTTCAGGGTAAAATTCATAAACCGGACCCGAACCAGGCGTTCCACCTTTCTGCCAAAGACCTCGCACATGCGGCGGATCTGCCGATTGTAGCCCTGGGTCAGAACAATCTGGAACCGGTATCTGTCCAGCTGACGGATCCGGCAGGGCCTGGTTTTCACCTGAAGCTCCGGCAAATACACACCGGCAGCCATTCTGTCCAGAAACTCCTGACCCACTGGACGGTCCACGGTCACCACGTACTCTTTTTCGTGGAAATTTCCTGCCCGCATCATTTTATTGCTCAGATCTCCCTGGTTGGTCAGCAAAATCAGGCCTTCGGATTCCTTATCCAGCCGTCCCACTGTATACACCCGTTTGGGATAATTCAGATAATTGATGATGTTGTCCGGCTCCGAAGGATCCGAAGTACATACAATTCCCCTGGGTTTATGCAAAAGCAGGAGGATCGGCTCCTCCTCCCGGCTCACCGGACGCCCCTGATATTCCACCCGGTCCCCGGGCCGCACCCGTGTGCCTTTCTTTGCGGGATTCCCGTTGATGCGCACCTGACCGCTGTCGATGGCCCGGTCGGCGGCTCTGCGGGAACAGACCCCCGCTTCACTTAAGAAACGGTTGATCCTGATTCCTTCCTGTTCTTCCACCAAACGCTCCTTTCCGCAGGTCCGCGCAAAAAGGACTGACGCTCTGCAGCGGGAGAATCCGCCCGCAGTACGCCAGCCCTGTATGACATACGGACCGCTTTCTGCGATCATCTGCCAACTACATAATCAGAATTCACATATCCTGTGACATTGCCGGTTTTTATATAAAACCATCCGTTCTTTGTCTGTCCCAGCAGATACAGTCCCTCATTCGCGAAGGCGGTTGCCAACGCTTTCCCCTTTTTGGAAGGAGACTTGCGGATGACAATATTGTCAATCGGGTAGACTTTTGTGCCGGTTTTATATTTTTTTACCAGTTTTACTTTTTTTGCCTGTTCCTGTTTCTGCTGCGCTGTGCCGGCAGCCGTATTCCAGGCGCTCAGATTCTTTCCGTTTCCGGTAGCGGAAAGCCATGCCTGATCCACCTTGTTCTTGGCATCGATGGCGGCTTTTAATGTGGGATCCGCGGCTGTGGCTTCCCCCTGCTTTTTCGCGATCGCGTCATAGACCGTTTTCTGATTGTCGGCCAGGTACTTGTCAAATGCCGTCTTTACGTTCTGGTCAATCTCTGTATTCGGGTAGTTCCGATTGTAAAGGCTGTAGCGGTTGTTAATGATATACGCGCCCTGGTCATTCTTTTCGATGACAAAGTAGGAATATCCCGGATACGCCGTCGACGCGTTTTTCATCGCCATATTGTATACAGCAGTGACAAAATACTGATTGTCCGCAGTTCCCCGGCTCTTTGTACAGCTTACGTCTTTATATCCGTCAATATACTGCGTATCTGCGGAAATATAAGACTTTTCACTGTCGCTTAAGGGCGCCGCGTAAGTCCCGAGTGTGGCGGTGTCACCAGAAGCATAGGTATTCAGGTAATTCGTTACCACTGCGGTAATATTCTGATCCACCAGATCCTTTGCCGCCTGTTCCTGCTCCTGTTTCTTTTGCTCCGTCTGCTGGATTTTTTCCTGTCCGGCACGGTAGGCACTGTACTTTTTCCAGCCGAATACGCCGCATACGCAGGCTGCCGCCGCTGCCACAATAAGGATCGGCAGTCCCCGGCGCAGGAACCTGCGGCGGCGCAGAATCCTGTATTCGGTATGATCCGTTCTGCGCCGGGCCGTTTTGGCATGCTTTAGCTCTTCCGCCCGGGGTTCCTCCGATCCTTCTGTCTCTGCAACCAGTTTGGAACGGTCTTTCACGCTGTCAGTATCAATAAATGTAAAATCGTCTTCCCGGTCCGTCTCCGCATCCGCGGCATCTTCTGCCGCCGGATTCCCGTCTGCGGTTTCCCCTGACACAGGCTCCGCATCCGCGTGCCGGCCGGTTTCCGTATCACGCAGACCGGCAGTTTCCGCGGGAGTCTCTGACGGTTCCGCCAAAGGTTCTTCCGCGGCCTGTCCGTTCCGCGCCGTATCGATGTCAGACTGCAGTTCTTTTTTGTCTGTCATGAATTAC
This genomic window contains:
- the xseB gene encoding exodeoxyribonuclease VII small subunit codes for the protein MSEETNKTPELEELFEHLDTIVRRMQEDHVTLDESFRLYEQGMKDIRICTDLLNGIEKKMLVLSGDGTMEPLDAEEEQN
- the xseA gene encoding exodeoxyribonuclease VII large subunit, translating into MTKNIYSVGQINSYIKNMFAQDFMLRRIYVRGEVSNCRYHSSGHIYFSLKDSDGVIAAVMFSGNRAKGLTFRMKDGDRVIVRGGIRVYERAGVYQLYAEEIEPAGAGELYRRFEALKRELAEMGMFAPEYKKQIPPFLKTIGVVTAATGAAIRDIQNISHRRNPCVQLILYPAQVQGDGAAASIIQGIHALEATGVDVMIVGRGGGSMEDLWAFNEEAVARAIFECSVPVISAVGHETDTTIADFVADLRAPTPSAAAELAVWDIREASDRLEHISRSLQQRMRHRLDFFRETLKQRAAAIAAFSPQYRLESSRQRVDEYTDRLRERMEHSLSVCRFRLTHLAEQLPAAMEQKYTARRHALSLYASRLEGLSPLRKLSGGYAFLSDTQGRPVHSVEQLTQGSLLTADLADGRILAEVKETEKHGTGEAE
- the nusB gene encoding transcription antitermination factor NusB: MTRREIREEIFKILFSLDFYEKDSQEEQIRLALAELQSGEEKKVPEKDYQYIHDKVLDILHSCQSIDQKINESADKWKTSRIGKAELTILRLAVYEIFQEDSISTAIAINEAVELAKKYGDDNAPKFVNGLLAKVL
- a CDS encoding Asp23/Gls24 family envelope stress response protein — translated: MAEDRRGFIIKSDESGKVQIADEVVAIIAGLAATEVDGVTSMVGNITNEIISRLGMKNLSKGVRVERQEESVAVMLALNIAYGYSIPDVTVNVQNKVKASIETMTGLHVSAVNIRIADVDMKAEA
- a CDS encoding SH3 domain-containing protein, translating into MTDKKELQSDIDTARNGQAAEEPLAEPSETPAETAGLRDTETGRHADAEPVSGETADGNPAAEDAADAETDREDDFTFIDTDSVKDRSKLVAETEGSEEPRAEELKHAKTARRRTDHTEYRILRRRRFLRRGLPILIVAAAAACVCGVFGWKKYSAYRAGQEKIQQTEQKKQEQEQAAKDLVDQNITAVVTNYLNTYASGDTATLGTYAAPLSDSEKSYISADTQYIDGYKDVSCTKSRGTADNQYFVTAVYNMAMKNASTAYPGYSYFVIEKNDQGAYIINNRYSLYNRNYPNTEIDQNVKTAFDKYLADNQKTVYDAIAKKQGEATAADPTLKAAIDAKNKVDQAWLSATGNGKNLSAWNTAAGTAQQKQEQAKKVKLVKKYKTGTKVYPIDNIVIRKSPSKKGKALATAFANEGLYLLGQTKNGWFYIKTGNVTGYVNSDYVVGR
- the ligA gene encoding NAD-dependent DNA ligase LigA; the protein is MERSKAEARIRELRGIIEHHMDLYYNQDAPEITDFAYDRLMQQLKALEKEYPDLVTPDSPTQKVGGTVKREAGVTVTHRVPMLSIQDVFSKEEVHAWMTEVLAMHPDARFSVEEKIDGLSMTLRYENGNLALAETRGDGLVGEDVTLNAKAIPDVPLKIPLTGYLEVRGEVYMSHEKFDAFNAQQTELGKKPAANPRNLAAGTLRQLDAEVTRQRGLKLFLFNVQDASEENHSFLVRHTEAMDQLETLGMKTVRHTLCSTPEQALEEIDRIGESRGTLDYDIDGAVVKIDQIAYRGDFPAGSKYSAGHIAYKYPPEEKEVTIESIEVDVGRTGKLTFRALFREPVRLCGTSVQRATLHNIDYIHSLGIDEGCRAICRKQGEIIPAIISVTHSTGTEYQPPAVCPVCGHTLVREADTADIYCENPSCPAQLKRTVAYFAGRDAMDIKSFGQTYVNTLTDLGYLTSYADIYHLKDHREELIDRGIMGREKNTDKILAAIEASKQNDAARLLTGLAIRNVGRTSAREIMKHFPDIRALSEASVEELTMIPDVGQITAQAIYDFFHEKDNLQILRDLEESGVNMQSEQHVAAADELEGLTIVVTGTLPTLGRKEAQQLIEAHGGRCTGSVSKKTDYLLAGEAAGSKLEKAKSLGVPIINEQEFLEMIRKPR
- a CDS encoding pseudouridine synthase, translated to MEEQEGIRINRFLSEAGVCSRRAADRAIDSGQVRINGNPAKKGTRVRPGDRVEYQGRPVSREEEPILLLLHKPRGIVCTSDPSEPDNIINYLNYPKRVYTVGRLDKESEGLILLTNQGDLSNKMMRAGNFHEKEYVVTVDRPVGQEFLDRMAAGVYLPELQVKTRPCRIRQLDRYRFQIVLTQGYNRQIRRMCEVFGRKVERLVRVRFMNFTLKGLKPGAWRPATPEEWKTIRKLTRDSSNIPGKYRIPASEGRVLRTASEGQTGVLKESPQETEDGKK
- a CDS encoding polyprenyl synthetase family protein produces the protein MEFKKELSRRIEEAEATIYRYLPKETGMQKMVIQAMNYSVRSGGKRLRPILMRETYRLFGGNSTVIEPFMAAIEMIHTYSLIHDDLPAMDNDELRRGHKTAHVVYGEAMAILAGDGLLNLAYETIADGILAHPECRGAAAAFANLARKAGIYGMVGGQAVDVQNDGRSIDIPTLDYINEYKTGALIEGAMMTGAILAGAEDARITEIESAAADFGLAFQIRDDILDVTGTEEQIGKPVGSDSRNQKDTYVTLRGLERASEDVQMLSERGLDVLRSLPRRNYFLEELMGHLVHRTK